ACCTCACCATTTTGCTTTATTGTTTGGATATGGCGCAAGTGCGATCAATCCTTACATGGTAAACGAAATCATTCACGATCAAGTCGAAAAAGGTTTCATTACAAAAGTAAAAGCAGATTACGCAGTTGTAAATTACAACAAAGCAATCGCAAAAGGAATCGTAAAAATCATGAACAAAATTGGTATCTCTACATTACATTCGTATAGAGCTGCTCAAATTTTCGAGATTTTAGGATTAAACAAAACATTTACCTCTAAATATTTTCCTTACACACCTTCTAGAATCGAAGGAATTGGTTTAATGGAAGTGGAAAAAGAAGTGAAAAAACGTTTCCAAAAAGCTTTCCCAAATTCAAAAATTGCAAACTTGCTTTCTCTTGAAATTGGAGGTATTTACAGATGGAGACGTGGTGGTGAAAAACATATGTTTAACCCAACTACGATTTCTAAACTACAGCAAGCAGTTCGTTTAAACAGCCCAGAAAGCTATAAAGAATATGCTAATGCGGTAAACGAGCAAAGCTCAAACCTAATGACTATTAGAGGTTTATTTGAATTCAACAATTTAGATCCAATTTCTATTGACGAAGTGGAACCTTGGACAGAAATCGTTAAGAAGTTCAAAACTGGAGCAATGTCTTATGGTTCTATCAGCCAGGAAGCTCACGAGAACTTAGCCATTGCAATGAACAGAATTGGCGGAAAAAGTAACTCTGGAGAAGGTGGAGAAGATCCAAAACGTTTCCAGAAAGAAATTAACGGAGATTCTAGAAACTCTGCCATCAAACAAGTAGCTTCAGGACGTTTTGGTGTTTCGATCAACTATTTGACAAATGCTAGAGAAATCCAAATCAAAATGGCTCAGGGAGCAAAACCTGGAGAAGGTGGACAGCTGCCTGGAGAAAAAGTAGTGCCTTGGATTGCCGAAACTAGAAACTCTACGCCTTATGTAGGTTTGATTTCGCCTCCGCCTCACCACGACATTTACTCTATTGAGGATTTATCTCAGTTGATTTATGATTTGAAAAATGCAAACCGTGAAGCTCGCATCAACGTAAAACTAGTTTCTGAAGTTGGAGTTGGAACAATCGCTGCCGGTGTTGCCAAAGCAAAAGCTGACGTGATCTTGATCTCTGGTTATGATGGAGGAACAGGTGCTGCACCATTAACTTCATTACAGCACACAGGTATTCCGTGGGAACTTGGTTTAGCTGAAGCACAGCAAACACTTATCTTGAATGACTTAAGAAGCCGTGTAGTTTTAGAATGTGACGGACAATTAAAAACAGGACGTGACGTAGCGATCGCAGCTTTATTAGGTGCCGAAGAATTCGGTTTCGCAACGGCTCCACTTGTAGCTTCTGGATGTATCATGATGAGAGCTTGTCACTTAAATACTTGCCCGGTTGGTATTGCAACTCAGGATCCTGAATTGAGAAAAAATTTCAAAGGAACTCCAGAGCACGTAATCAACTTCATGTATTTCATTGCTGAAGAGTTAAGAGAGATCATGGCTCAATTAGGTTTCAGAACTTTAAAAGAAATGGTAGGTCAGTCTCAAAAATTAAACGTAGACAAAGCCATCAAACATTATAAAGCGAATGGTTTAGACTTATCGACTATTCTATACAAACCGGAAAAAGCGAAAACAGTTCCAAATCATAATACAACAACTCAAGATCACGCTCTTGAAAACGTATTAGATTTCGACATCATCAAAGAAGCTATTCCATCTATCTATAGAAAAGAGAAAACGAGAGTTACCTTCAAAATTAAAAATACAGACCGTTCTGTAGGTGCGATTTTGAGTAACGAAATCTCAAAAATTTATGGCGCACAAGGATTACCAGATGACACTATTTTAGTTGATTTTGAAGGTTCTGCCGGACAAAGTTTTGGTGCATTTGCAACAAACGGATTGTCATTTAAAATTCACGGAAACTGTAATGATTACTTAGGAAAAGGTCTTTCTGGAGGAAAACTAATTGTAAAAGTACCTCCTACTGCAACTTTCAATCCTGAAGACAACATCATTATTGGAAACGTTGCCCTTTACGGAGCTATTACCGGAGAGGCTTATATTAATGGTATCGCAGGAGAACGTTTCTGTGTGAGAAACTCTGGAGCAACAGCAGTTGTAGAAGGAATTGGAGATCACGGATGCGAGTACATGACAGGTGGTACAGTTGTAGTTTTAGGAAAAACTGGAAGAAACTTCGCTGCTGGTATGAGCGGTGGTGTAGCTTACATTTACGATCCGAACAAAAAATTCGATTCGACAGTATGTAACATGGAAATGGTTGCATTCGATCCAATGGAAGAAGAAGATCTTACTAAACTAAGAAAACTGATCAAAAATCATTCGTTGTACACCAGCAGTCCATTAGCAAAAAGAATTTTAGCAGACTGGGAAAATCAAACACAGCACTTCGTAAAAGTAATGCCGACAGATTACAAAAAAGCATTAAAACGAATTGCGGAAGAAAAACAAATAGAAGAATTAATAGCGGGATAAAAATCAATTTCAAAAAATAAAATTCCAAATTCCAATGGCAATATCAATGTCAACGAAAATGTCTTCCTGAGCGGAGTCGAAGGATTGGAATTTGGAAATTTAAAGAAATTGGAATTTAATTTAAGAAAGTCATGGGTAAAATAGGCGGATTTAAAGAATACAATAGAGCCGACGAAAGTAATTTAGCAGTTGCAGAACGTGTTTCCAACTACAACGAATTTACTATTCCGGTACCAAAAGATAAATTAAAAGAACAAGGATCAAGATGTATGGACTGTGGTATTCCTTTTTGCCACAGTGGATGTCCGTTAGGAAATTTAATTCCTGACTTCAACGACATGGTGCATCAGGAAGAATGGCAGAGTGCATTAGAGATTTTGCAGTCTACAAACAACTTTCCAGAATTTACAGGTCGTTTATGCCCTGCTCCATGTGAGAAATCATGTGTATTAGGAATCATCAAAGATCCAGTTTCTATCGAAAACATCGAAAAAAGCATCGTAGAAAGAGGTTTTGCTGAAGGATGGATTAAACCACAGCCACCAAAATCTAGAACTGGAAAAACTGTTGCCGTAATTGGTTCGGGACCTGCGGGTCTTGCAGCTGCTCAGCAATTAAACAGAGCGGGTCACACGGTTACTGTTTTTGAAAGAGACAACGCAATTGGAGGTTTATTACGTTACGGAATTCCAAACTTCAAATTAGAAAAAGGAATTATCGACCGTCGTGTAGCTATTCTTGAAGCAGAAGGAATCACTTTCAAAACAAATGTGAATGTTGGGGTTAACTTCAGCGTTGAAGAATTAAACCAATTCGATTCTATCGTTTTATGTGGAGGAGCAACTGAAAGAAGAAGTTTACCAACTAAAGGAATCGAAAGCAAAGGCGTAGTTCAAGCAATGGATTTCTTAACGCAACAAACTAAAGTTTTATACGGAGAGTCTATTCCAGACCAAGTTAAAGCAACTGGTAAAGATGTAATCGTTATTGGCGGTGGAGATACAGGTTCTGACTGTATTGGAACTTCTAACAGACACGGAGCTAAATCGGTAACGAACTTTGAGATTTTACCAAAACCTCCAGTTGGAAGAAGCGAAACAACTCCATGGCCTTTCTGGCCGTTACAGTTAAAAACATCTTCTTCTCACGAAGAAGGTTGCGACAGAAACTGGTTAATCAATACGAAAGAATTCATCTCCAACGAAAAAGGGGAATTAACTGGATTGAAAACGGTTGAAGTACAATGGAAAATGACTCCAGGTCAAAGACCAGAACTTATTGAAAAAGAAGGTTCTGAGAAAATCTGGCCTTGCGACTTAGCGTTGTTAGCTCTTGGATTTACAGGTCCAGAGAAAACATTAAGCGAGCAGTTAGGTATCGAAACTGATGTGAGAAGCAACTATAAAGCACACAACTATCAGACAAACGTTCCTCACATTTTCACTGCCGGTGATATGAGAAGAGGACAATCATTAATTGTATGGGCTATTTCAGAAGGTCGCGAAGCAGCAAGAGAAGTAGATTTATTCCTTATGGGATCTACAAACTTGCCTACTAAAGGAAAAGGAGATCTTCCTAGCTTGTAATTTTTAAGGTTCTGAGATGCTAAGATTCTAAGGGACTAAGGTTTTCTTGTATGCGTGATCTTTAGAACTAAAAATTAAAACTATAAAAACAACAACACATACTATTTGACAAACCCTTGAATTTCCTTTCAGGGGTTTTGTTTTTTTTGTTTTTTTTCCGCCACGAATTCACGAATTTTTCTTTTTTTTACTTTGCGCAACAATAGCCAAAGCCATTGGCTATATTTTAAGTATAATTCGTGAGATTAAAGCAAAGGATAATTTTCAGCGTAATGTAGGAATTAGAAAAATTCGTGAATTCGTGGCGAAAAAAACTTAGTATCTTAGCACCTCAGAACCTTAGCATCTTAAAAAAGGTTACAAAACTCCAAATACAACAACTTTTTGTTTAAAATAAAACAATTTGTTATAATTTGTTA
This is a stretch of genomic DNA from Flavobacterium endoglycinae. It encodes these proteins:
- a CDS encoding glutamate synthase subunit beta; the encoded protein is MGKIGGFKEYNRADESNLAVAERVSNYNEFTIPVPKDKLKEQGSRCMDCGIPFCHSGCPLGNLIPDFNDMVHQEEWQSALEILQSTNNFPEFTGRLCPAPCEKSCVLGIIKDPVSIENIEKSIVERGFAEGWIKPQPPKSRTGKTVAVIGSGPAGLAAAQQLNRAGHTVTVFERDNAIGGLLRYGIPNFKLEKGIIDRRVAILEAEGITFKTNVNVGVNFSVEELNQFDSIVLCGGATERRSLPTKGIESKGVVQAMDFLTQQTKVLYGESIPDQVKATGKDVIVIGGGDTGSDCIGTSNRHGAKSVTNFEILPKPPVGRSETTPWPFWPLQLKTSSSHEEGCDRNWLINTKEFISNEKGELTGLKTVEVQWKMTPGQRPELIEKEGSEKIWPCDLALLALGFTGPEKTLSEQLGIETDVRSNYKAHNYQTNVPHIFTAGDMRRGQSLIVWAISEGREAAREVDLFLMGSTNLPTKGKGDLPSL
- the gltB gene encoding glutamate synthase large subunit, with protein sequence MRVKEQGLYLPEFEHDNCGAGFICNLNGIKSNDIIHKALDILIKLEHRGAVSSDGRTGDGAGILFDIPHDFFKKVCDFEIPEAREYAVGMVFLPKSKNQVSFCINAFEATIKDQNLKVLGWRDVPVEVENLGEIAAEKEPTVKQVFVSKNGQDLTEQEFNAKLFAARKIAEHAVRGSKTSESHMFYFSSLSTTTIIYKGLLMPEDISRYYVDLKDPDLVTRLALVHQRFSTNTFPSWDLAQPFRYMCHNGEINTLRGNVSRMRAREELMQSKVFGDDIKKLFPIILEGKSDSASMDMVIELLLMTGRSLPEAMMMVVPEAWEKHQTMSEEKRAFYEYNACIMEPWDGPASIPFTDGNVIGALLDRNGLRPSRYTLTKSGFVIMSSEIGVLDIDPEDVIQHGRLEPGKMFLVDMNEGRIIEDDEVKKAIVTKRPYKEWVDANLLPLAKVPYTNNPTPVEKLDFLTRQRLFGYTIEDLKTIINPMGSDGAEAISSMGNDTPLAVLSDQPQLLYNYFKQLFAQVTNPPLDGIREEIITDISLAIGGDFNIFEIESKQCKKLKIQNPVISNEDLDKIRNIDHADFKSATISTLYKIEKGVNGLERALEKCVQATFKAVNEGCNIIILSDRGVSEELAPIPMLLACSYIHHSLNILQVRSKFGIIIESAEPREPHHFALLFGYGASAINPYMVNEIIHDQVEKGFITKVKADYAVVNYNKAIAKGIVKIMNKIGISTLHSYRAAQIFEILGLNKTFTSKYFPYTPSRIEGIGLMEVEKEVKKRFQKAFPNSKIANLLSLEIGGIYRWRRGGEKHMFNPTTISKLQQAVRLNSPESYKEYANAVNEQSSNLMTIRGLFEFNNLDPISIDEVEPWTEIVKKFKTGAMSYGSISQEAHENLAIAMNRIGGKSNSGEGGEDPKRFQKEINGDSRNSAIKQVASGRFGVSINYLTNAREIQIKMAQGAKPGEGGQLPGEKVVPWIAETRNSTPYVGLISPPPHHDIYSIEDLSQLIYDLKNANREARINVKLVSEVGVGTIAAGVAKAKADVILISGYDGGTGAAPLTSLQHTGIPWELGLAEAQQTLILNDLRSRVVLECDGQLKTGRDVAIAALLGAEEFGFATAPLVASGCIMMRACHLNTCPVGIATQDPELRKNFKGTPEHVINFMYFIAEELREIMAQLGFRTLKEMVGQSQKLNVDKAIKHYKANGLDLSTILYKPEKAKTVPNHNTTTQDHALENVLDFDIIKEAIPSIYRKEKTRVTFKIKNTDRSVGAILSNEISKIYGAQGLPDDTILVDFEGSAGQSFGAFATNGLSFKIHGNCNDYLGKGLSGGKLIVKVPPTATFNPEDNIIIGNVALYGAITGEAYINGIAGERFCVRNSGATAVVEGIGDHGCEYMTGGTVVVLGKTGRNFAAGMSGGVAYIYDPNKKFDSTVCNMEMVAFDPMEEEDLTKLRKLIKNHSLYTSSPLAKRILADWENQTQHFVKVMPTDYKKALKRIAEEKQIEELIAG